A window from Azoarcus sp. DD4 encodes these proteins:
- the gmd gene encoding GDP-mannose 4,6-dehydratase, giving the protein MKAVVTGITGQDGAYLAELLLQKGYEVYGTFRRTSSVNFWRIEELGIQNHPDLHLVEYDLTDLSSSIRLLQTSGATEVYNLAAQSFVGVSFEQPITTAEITGLGAANLLEAIRIVNPKIRFYQASTSEMFGKVQAIPQTETTPFYPRSPYGVAKLYAHWMTVNYRESYGIFGTSGILFNHESPLRGREFLTRKVSDSVAKIKLGKLDVLELGNLDAKRDWGYAKEYVDGMWRMMQADKPDTYVLATNRTETVRDFVTMAGKAVGYDLQWEGKEENEVGIDRISGRTLVRVNPKFYRPAEVDLLIGSPEKARRELGWEPKTTLEQLCQMMVEADVRRNERGFSF; this is encoded by the coding sequence ATGAAAGCTGTGGTAACGGGGATTACTGGCCAGGATGGTGCCTATCTTGCTGAGCTCCTGCTGCAAAAGGGGTACGAGGTCTATGGCACCTTCCGTCGTACGAGCTCGGTGAATTTCTGGCGTATCGAGGAACTCGGCATCCAGAATCACCCCGACCTGCATCTGGTGGAGTACGACCTTACCGATCTGTCCTCCAGCATCCGCCTGCTGCAGACCAGCGGCGCGACCGAGGTCTATAACCTCGCTGCCCAGAGTTTCGTGGGCGTGTCTTTCGAGCAACCGATCACCACCGCGGAGATAACCGGCCTGGGCGCCGCCAACCTGCTGGAGGCGATTCGTATCGTCAATCCGAAGATCCGCTTCTACCAGGCGTCCACTTCCGAAATGTTCGGCAAGGTGCAGGCGATTCCCCAGACGGAGACCACCCCCTTCTACCCGCGTAGCCCCTACGGCGTGGCCAAGCTCTACGCGCACTGGATGACGGTGAACTACCGCGAGAGCTACGGGATCTTCGGCACCAGCGGCATCCTGTTCAACCACGAATCGCCGCTGCGCGGCCGCGAGTTCCTTACGCGCAAGGTGTCGGACAGCGTCGCCAAGATCAAGCTGGGCAAGTTGGATGTACTCGAACTCGGCAACCTGGATGCCAAGCGGGACTGGGGCTACGCAAAGGAGTACGTGGATGGCATGTGGCGGATGATGCAGGCCGACAAGCCCGACACTTATGTGTTGGCGACGAACCGGACCGAAACCGTGCGTGACTTCGTGACCATGGCGGGAAAGGCGGTGGGGTACGACTTGCAGTGGGAAGGCAAGGAGGAGAATGAGGTTGGTATCGACCGAATCTCCGGCCGTACGCTGGTGCGCGTGAATCCGAAGTTCTACCGCCCAGCCGAGGTCGACCTGCTGATCGGCAGCCCGGAAAAGGCCAGGCGCGAACTCGGCTGGGAGCCGAAGACAACCCTGGAGCAGCTTTGCCAGATGATGGTGGAGGCGGACGTTCGCCGTAACGAGCGCGGCTTCTCGTTCTGA
- a CDS encoding GDP-mannose 4,6-dehydratase gives MKRVLITGIKGFTGRYVAAELERHGWEVCGIGSHEEAGDTRYRRVDLLDTTGLRTVIAEVQPDAVVHLAAIAFVGHGDADAFYTVNLIGTRNLLAALAACGKTPECVLLASSANVYGNATEGVLGEAAPANPANDYAVSKLAMEYMARLWMDKLPIVIARPFNYTGVGQSESFLLPKIVGHFRRGEEVVELGNLDVWRDFSDVRAVAEAYRRLLETAPAGATVNVCSGRTHSLREVISMAEEICGRPISVQVNPAFVRANEVKSLCGDASRLRSIIGDWTTPPLVETLRWMLAQ, from the coding sequence ATGAAACGCGTGCTGATAACGGGCATCAAGGGCTTCACTGGCCGGTATGTCGCTGCCGAGCTCGAGCGGCACGGTTGGGAAGTGTGTGGCATCGGTTCGCACGAGGAAGCGGGCGATACCCGGTATCGGCGCGTTGATCTCTTGGATACGACTGGTCTGCGCACGGTGATCGCAGAGGTCCAGCCGGATGCGGTGGTGCACCTGGCGGCGATCGCGTTTGTCGGGCACGGCGATGCGGATGCGTTCTACACGGTAAACCTCATCGGCACGCGCAACCTGCTCGCCGCGCTGGCTGCGTGTGGCAAAACGCCGGAATGCGTGCTGTTGGCGAGCAGTGCCAATGTGTACGGCAACGCCACCGAAGGCGTACTCGGAGAGGCGGCCCCGGCCAATCCTGCCAACGATTACGCAGTTAGCAAGCTGGCCATGGAGTACATGGCCAGATTGTGGATGGACAAGCTGCCGATCGTAATCGCGCGGCCGTTCAACTACACCGGTGTGGGGCAGTCGGAATCCTTCCTGTTGCCCAAGATCGTCGGCCACTTCCGCCGCGGCGAGGAAGTGGTCGAGCTCGGCAATCTGGATGTTTGGCGGGACTTTTCCGATGTGCGGGCGGTGGCGGAAGCCTACCGTCGGCTGCTGGAGACTGCCCCGGCGGGTGCAACGGTGAATGTGTGCTCTGGGCGGACGCATTCCCTGCGGGAAGTGATCTCGATGGCGGAAGAAATTTGCGGACGTCCGATTAGCGTGCAGGTGAATCCGGCCTTTGTCCGTGCCAACGAGGTAAAGAGTCTGTGCGGCGATGCATCCAGGCTGAGGTCGATCATCGGCGACTGGACGACCCCTCCTCTGGTGGAGACCTTGCGCTGGATGCTGGCACAGTGA